Proteins from one Aureimonas sp. SA4125 genomic window:
- a CDS encoding formate dehydrogenase subunit alpha, protein MLTKRKSAAAGAAVPSVAASLPAQAPRGLDRRAFLRNSGLAVGGVAVFGAMAPGAVRKAEAIAGPMPGVPIVIKKNICTHCSVGCTVTAEVQNGVWTGQEPSWGSPINRGTHCAKGAALREIVHGDRRLKYPLKLVDGAWQRLSWEQAIAEIGDKMAEIRETSGADAMYLLGSAKFTNEGAYLFRKFGAFWGTNSVDHQARICHSTTVAGVANTWGYGAQTNSYNDIRNAKTMIIMGGNPAEAHPVAMQHVLAGKELNRANMIVIDPRFTRTAAHGTEYVRLRAGTDIPVIWGILWHVFQNGWEDKEFIRTRVYGMDEVRKEVAKWTPDEVERVSGVPGEQLKRVAYLFSQEKPSTLIWCMGATQHTVGTANVRAYCTLVLATGNVGKPGTGANIFRGHTNVQGATDLGLDVTSLPLYYGLTEGGWKHWSRVWEVEYEYLQSRFDEVPAKGGRKPRSRKDNMETPGLTSTRWFDAVTLAEEDIDQRSPLRGMFVMGHGGNTVTRIPEMLKALEKLELLVVADPHPTTFAAIPGRRNGTYLLPIATSLECDGSRTASNRSLQWGEKIVEPAFEARTDYDVIYDFAAKLGFADQMFKNIARVDGKVVAEDVLREINRGGFSTGYCGQSPERLKAHMRNQEKFDLVTLRAPVDDPEVGGEYYGLPWPCWGTPEMKHPGSPLLYRTEVSIWEGGGTFRARFGVERNGETLLAEDSFSKDSDLTDGYPEINFGILKKLGWEKDLRPAELATILRVGGEKPDAVSWATDLSGGIQRVCMDHGVMHYGNGKARVVAWNLPDPVPVHREPIYSARPELVAKYPTRPDEMQFRLPNIGFSVQKAAVDNNVFRSFPIILTSGRLVEYEGGGEETRSNKWLAELQQDMFVEINPLDAEARGVVDGSFVWVMGTENAAKTRVKALVTERVGPGVAFMPFHFSGYYQGADWREHYPAGTDPIVLGESVNTVTTYGYDPVTGMQETKVVLCQIAAA, encoded by the coding sequence ATGCTGACCAAGCGCAAGTCCGCCGCTGCCGGCGCCGCGGTACCCTCCGTTGCCGCCTCCCTCCCGGCGCAGGCCCCGCGCGGGCTCGATCGCCGCGCCTTCCTGCGCAATTCCGGCCTTGCCGTCGGTGGCGTGGCCGTGTTCGGCGCGATGGCGCCGGGTGCCGTGCGCAAGGCCGAGGCGATCGCCGGCCCGATGCCCGGCGTGCCGATCGTCATCAAGAAGAACATCTGCACCCATTGCTCCGTCGGCTGCACCGTGACCGCCGAAGTGCAGAACGGCGTCTGGACGGGGCAGGAGCCGAGCTGGGGCAGCCCGATCAACCGCGGCACGCACTGCGCCAAGGGCGCGGCCCTGCGCGAGATCGTGCACGGCGACCGCCGCCTCAAATATCCGCTGAAACTGGTCGACGGGGCGTGGCAGCGCCTCAGCTGGGAACAGGCGATCGCCGAGATCGGCGACAAGATGGCGGAGATCCGCGAGACCTCCGGCGCCGACGCCATGTACCTGCTCGGCTCGGCCAAGTTCACCAATGAAGGCGCCTATCTCTTCCGCAAGTTCGGTGCCTTCTGGGGCACGAATTCGGTCGATCACCAGGCCCGTATCTGCCACTCGACGACCGTTGCCGGCGTCGCCAATACCTGGGGCTACGGCGCCCAGACCAATTCCTACAACGATATCCGCAACGCCAAGACCATGATCATCATGGGCGGCAATCCGGCGGAGGCCCATCCGGTCGCCATGCAGCACGTCCTGGCGGGCAAGGAACTGAATCGCGCGAACATGATCGTCATCGATCCGCGTTTCACCCGCACCGCCGCGCACGGCACGGAATACGTGCGCCTGCGCGCCGGTACCGACATTCCGGTGATCTGGGGCATTCTCTGGCATGTCTTCCAGAACGGCTGGGAGGACAAGGAATTCATCCGTACCCGCGTCTACGGCATGGACGAGGTCCGCAAGGAAGTCGCCAAGTGGACACCGGACGAGGTGGAGCGTGTCTCCGGCGTTCCCGGCGAGCAGCTGAAGCGCGTCGCCTACCTCTTCAGCCAGGAAAAGCCCTCGACGCTGATCTGGTGCATGGGCGCGACCCAGCACACCGTCGGCACGGCCAATGTGCGCGCCTACTGCACGCTGGTCCTGGCGACCGGCAACGTCGGCAAGCCGGGTACCGGCGCCAACATCTTCCGCGGCCACACGAACGTTCAGGGCGCCACGGATCTCGGCCTCGACGTGACGTCGCTGCCGCTCTACTACGGCCTGACCGAAGGCGGGTGGAAGCACTGGTCGCGCGTCTGGGAGGTCGAGTACGAGTACCTCCAGAGCCGTTTCGACGAAGTGCCGGCAAAGGGTGGGCGCAAGCCGCGCTCGCGCAAGGACAACATGGAGACCCCCGGTCTCACGTCCACGCGCTGGTTCGACGCCGTCACGCTGGCGGAGGAGGACATCGACCAGCGCAGTCCGTTGCGCGGCATGTTCGTGATGGGCCATGGCGGCAACACCGTCACGCGCATTCCCGAGATGCTGAAGGCGCTGGAGAAGCTGGAGCTTCTCGTCGTCGCCGATCCGCACCCGACGACCTTCGCGGCGATCCCGGGACGGCGCAACGGCACTTATCTGCTTCCGATCGCGACATCCCTCGAATGCGACGGGTCACGTACGGCGTCGAACCGCTCGCTCCAGTGGGGAGAGAAGATCGTCGAGCCGGCATTCGAGGCTCGAACCGACTACGACGTGATCTACGACTTCGCCGCCAAGCTTGGCTTCGCCGATCAGATGTTCAAGAACATCGCCCGCGTCGACGGCAAGGTTGTTGCGGAGGACGTGCTGCGCGAGATCAACCGCGGCGGATTCTCGACCGGCTATTGCGGCCAGTCGCCGGAGCGGCTGAAGGCGCATATGCGCAATCAGGAGAAATTCGATCTCGTGACCTTGCGGGCTCCGGTGGACGATCCGGAAGTCGGCGGCGAATATTACGGTCTGCCCTGGCCGTGCTGGGGAACGCCCGAGATGAAGCATCCGGGGTCGCCCTTGCTGTACCGGACCGAGGTCTCGATCTGGGAAGGTGGCGGCACGTTCCGGGCGCGCTTCGGCGTCGAGCGCAACGGGGAGACGCTTCTGGCCGAGGACTCCTTCTCCAAGGATTCCGATCTGACCGACGGCTATCCGGAGATCAACTTCGGCATCCTGAAGAAGCTCGGCTGGGAAAAGGACCTGCGGCCGGCGGAACTGGCGACGATCCTTCGCGTCGGCGGCGAAAAGCCCGATGCGGTCAGCTGGGCGACGGATCTTTCAGGCGGAATCCAGCGCGTGTGCATGGACCATGGCGTCATGCACTACGGCAACGGCAAGGCCCGCGTCGTCGCCTGGAACCTGCCCGATCCTGTGCCCGTCCACCGTGAGCCGATCTACTCGGCGCGGCCCGAACTCGTCGCCAAATATCCGACGCGGCCGGACGAGATGCAGTTCCGCCTGCCGAACATCGGCTTTTCCGTCCAGAAAGCCGCTGTCGACAACAACGTCTTCCGCAGCTTCCCGATCATCCTGACCTCGGGACGCCTCGTGGAATACGAAGGTGGCGGCGAGGAGACGCGGTCGAACAAGTGGCTGGCGGAACTCCAGCAGGACATGTTCGTGGAGATCAATCCGCTGGATGCGGAGGCTCGCGGCGTCGTGGACGGCAGCTTCGTCTGGGTGATGGGGACCGAGAACGCGGCGAAGACGCGGGTCAAGGCGCTCGTGACGGAACGCGTGGGGCCGGGCGTCGCCTTCATGCCCTTCCACTTCTCCGGCTACTACCAGGGCGCCGACTGGCGCGAGCATTATCCCGCAGGCACCGATCCCATCGTGCTCGGCGAATCCGTCAATACCGTCACGACATACGGCTACGACCCGGTGACCGGCATGCAGGAGACCAAGGTCGTCCTCTGCCAGATCGCCGCGGCATAA
- the fdh3B gene encoding formate dehydrogenase FDH3 subunit beta, with amino-acid sequence MARMKFLCDSDRCIECNACVTACKNEHDVPWGINRRRVVTLNDGKPGERSVSMACMHCTDAPCAAVCPVDCFFTTADGVVLHSKDLCIGCGYCFYACPFGAPQYPRVGNFGSRGKMDKCTFCAGGPEADSTEAEYAKYGKNRLAEGKLPMCAEMCSTKSLLAGDGEIIANIYKERVARRGYGSGAWGWQTAYRETVQT; translated from the coding sequence ATGGCGCGCATGAAGTTTCTCTGCGACTCGGATCGCTGCATCGAATGCAACGCCTGCGTCACTGCCTGCAAAAACGAGCACGACGTTCCCTGGGGCATCAACCGCCGCCGGGTCGTTACGCTGAACGACGGAAAGCCGGGCGAGCGGTCGGTTTCGATGGCCTGCATGCACTGCACCGATGCGCCTTGCGCGGCGGTGTGCCCGGTCGACTGCTTCTTCACCACCGCCGATGGCGTCGTCCTGCATTCGAAGGACCTCTGCATCGGCTGCGGATACTGCTTCTACGCCTGCCCCTTCGGCGCGCCGCAATATCCGCGCGTCGGCAATTTCGGCTCGCGCGGCAAGATGGACAAGTGCACCTTCTGCGCCGGCGGTCCGGAAGCCGACAGCACCGAGGCGGAATACGCCAAATACGGCAAGAACCGGCTCGCCGAGGGCAAGCTGCCGATGTGCGCGGAAATGTGCTCGACGAAATCGCTTCTGGCCGGCGACGGCGAGATCATCGCGAACATCTACAAGGAGCGGGTGGCCCGGCGCGGCTATGGCTCCGGCGCCTGGGGCTGGCAGACGGCCTATCGTGAAACCGTGCAGACGTGA
- a CDS encoding formate dehydrogenase subunit gamma — MTRFFTLAASVLLGLAVLAGPAASQDQPGGVPTQATTDPSGQNPTAAAPTETELLNALKGGKIVGRVTIPDGKAAVLEQPEGRDYRSFHEGWLPWIGGIAVLGMLIALALFYMTRGRIMMEDGPDTGRKILRFGAIERMNHWMTASAFILLALTGLNYIFGKRLIFPLVGPDAFAAMSQWSKYIHNYVSWAFMLGLVVMILVWIKDNIPDRTDVRWLKELGGFAGKGHPPAKRFNAGQKGIFWSVAIGGVALSATGLAMLFPFTVLDVNGMQTAQYIHAIVGVLLIAIMIAHIYIGSLGMEGAYDAMGSGEVDLRWAKTHHSLWVEEEEARAAKTIRPGAVPAE; from the coding sequence ATGACGCGATTTTTCACTCTGGCAGCCTCGGTCCTGCTCGGCCTTGCCGTGCTCGCCGGCCCGGCCGCGTCCCAGGACCAGCCGGGGGGCGTGCCGACGCAGGCAACGACCGATCCGAGCGGCCAGAACCCGACCGCCGCCGCGCCCACCGAAACCGAGCTTCTCAACGCCCTCAAGGGCGGCAAGATCGTCGGCCGCGTCACCATTCCCGATGGCAAGGCGGCCGTCCTGGAGCAGCCGGAGGGGCGCGACTACCGCAGCTTCCACGAGGGCTGGCTTCCCTGGATCGGCGGCATCGCCGTTCTCGGCATGCTGATCGCGCTCGCGCTGTTCTACATGACCCGCGGCCGTATCATGATGGAGGACGGCCCCGATACCGGCCGCAAGATCCTGCGCTTCGGCGCGATCGAGCGGATGAACCACTGGATGACCGCCTCGGCCTTCATTCTCCTGGCGCTGACCGGGCTGAACTATATCTTCGGCAAGCGGCTGATCTTTCCCCTCGTCGGCCCCGACGCTTTCGCCGCCATGAGCCAGTGGAGCAAGTATATCCACAACTACGTCTCCTGGGCCTTCATGCTCGGTCTCGTCGTCATGATCCTGGTGTGGATCAAGGACAACATCCCCGACCGCACCGACGTGCGCTGGTTGAAGGAACTCGGCGGCTTCGCGGGCAAGGGCCACCCGCCGGCAAAACGCTTCAATGCCGGCCAGAAGGGCATATTCTGGTCGGTGGCGATCGGCGGAGTGGCCCTGTCGGCCACGGGCCTGGCAATGCTTTTCCCGTTCACCGTCCTCGACGTCAACGGCATGCAGACGGCTCAGTACATCCATGCCATCGTCGGCGTCCTGCTCATCGCCATCATGATCGCCCACATCTATATCGGCTCGCTCGGTATGGAGGGAGCCTACGATGCCATGGGAAGCGGCGAGGTCGACCTCCGCTGGGCCAAGACGCATCACAGCCTCTGGGTCGAAGAGGAAGAGGCGCGCGCGGCCAAGACGATTCGGCCCGGCGCGGTTCCGGCGGAGTAG
- a CDS encoding sulfurtransferase TusA family protein, with product MIVLDLTGLKCPLPALKTRKALKGMAPGDRLSVRSTDPLAGIDIPALLNETGDRLVSTSREPQAILFTIEKAGG from the coding sequence ATGATCGTGCTAGACCTGACCGGCCTGAAATGCCCCTTGCCGGCGCTGAAGACGCGCAAAGCGTTGAAGGGCATGGCGCCTGGCGACAGGCTGTCGGTGCGCAGCACCGATCCCCTGGCCGGCATCGATATCCCAGCCCTCCTGAACGAGACCGGCGACCGCCTGGTGTCGACATCGCGCGAGCCGCAGGCGATCCTGTTCACCATCGAAAAGGCGGGTGGCTGA
- the glp gene encoding gephyrin-like molybdotransferase Glp, translating to MAQLSDDCFAFGGPMRTVAETVALIRTRLLPVTETERVGLALADGRVTSEVVMAGLPLPAFTNSAVDGYAVRGTDLPTDAPQAFALADRIQAGMAPSRPLAPGETVRIFTGAPMPAGADTVFMQEDTVVDPSGRILLPPGLSPGANVRPAGEDVAPGRIVIASGHRLRPQDVALLAALGQTEVAVLRRVRVAVFSTGNEIVAPGDPLGPAQVYDSNRFMLMAMLARLGCTVTDLGILADAAGPIADALAEAAANHDLILASGGVSTGEADHVKSAVEAVGSLTFWRVAIKPGRPVAMGVVKGAAFIGLPGNPVASFVTFARIARPAILALAGTQETALPATPLRAAFAYAKKRGRREYVRVTLLEGADGVLEAHKFPREGAGLLSSLVDTDGLVELDEESAGTEVGATVAFIPYAALI from the coding sequence ATGGCGCAACTGTCGGACGACTGCTTCGCTTTCGGCGGCCCGATGCGGACCGTGGCGGAGACCGTCGCTCTGATCCGCACGCGCCTTCTCCCCGTCACCGAGACCGAGAGGGTCGGCCTTGCCCTCGCCGACGGGCGGGTAACGAGCGAGGTCGTCATGGCCGGCCTGCCCCTCCCCGCTTTCACCAATTCGGCCGTCGACGGCTACGCCGTGCGGGGCACCGACCTGCCCACGGATGCGCCGCAGGCATTCGCCCTCGCCGACCGCATCCAGGCCGGCATGGCACCGTCGCGGCCGCTGGCGCCCGGTGAGACCGTGCGCATCTTCACCGGCGCGCCGATGCCGGCGGGTGCCGACACGGTGTTCATGCAGGAGGATACGGTCGTCGACCCCTCCGGCCGCATCCTCCTGCCGCCCGGCCTGTCGCCCGGGGCCAATGTCCGCCCGGCCGGCGAGGATGTCGCGCCCGGCCGCATCGTCATCGCCTCCGGTCACCGCCTGCGCCCGCAGGACGTGGCGCTGCTGGCGGCGCTCGGTCAGACCGAGGTTGCCGTGCTCCGGCGCGTCCGCGTCGCAGTGTTCTCGACCGGCAACGAGATCGTCGCGCCCGGTGATCCTTTGGGACCTGCCCAGGTCTACGATTCCAACCGCTTCATGCTGATGGCGATGCTGGCGCGTCTCGGCTGCACCGTCACCGATCTCGGCATCCTCGCCGACGCGGCCGGGCCGATCGCCGATGCGCTTGCCGAGGCTGCCGCCAATCACGACCTGATCCTCGCCTCGGGCGGCGTCTCTACCGGAGAGGCCGATCACGTGAAGTCCGCCGTGGAGGCGGTGGGCAGCCTCACCTTCTGGCGCGTTGCCATCAAGCCGGGACGGCCGGTCGCCATGGGTGTCGTCAAGGGTGCGGCCTTCATCGGCCTTCCCGGCAATCCGGTCGCGAGCTTCGTCACCTTTGCCCGCATCGCCCGACCGGCCATCCTGGCGCTGGCCGGAACGCAGGAGACCGCGCTGCCAGCGACGCCCCTGCGCGCCGCCTTCGCCTATGCCAAGAAGCGCGGACGGCGCGAATATGTGCGGGTGACCCTCCTGGAGGGTGCAGACGGCGTGCTGGAGGCGCACAAATTCCCCCGTGAGGGAGCCGGTCTCCTGTCGTCGCTGGTCGACACCGACGGCCTGGTCGAACTGGACGAGGAGAGTGCCGGCACCGAGGTCGGCGCGACGGTCGCCTTCATCCCCTATGCCGCCCTGATCTGA
- a CDS encoding formate dehydrogenase accessory sulfurtransferase FdhD: protein MQSQNPLVVMPNPSDPRLTAKVGGLDHTGAGVDISVPVERTLTLYLNAQEIVTMMTIGDYPEYLALGYLFNQNMLHDDDRVTAVDYDEDLGVVVVRTERGTDYEAKLKKRTLTSGCAQGTAFGDLLESMEGVSLPAAELRTSWLYRLTRSVNTTPSLYLEAGSIHGCVLCREGEPICYMEDVGRHNAVDKISGWLYRNDVPTADKIMYTTGRLTSEMVIKTVRMGLPILVSRSGFTSWGVDLARKAGLTLVGRARGKRFIVASGQERIVFDEDPAAIADEPTRDKGRIGVRAARGAGTHD from the coding sequence ATGCAAAGCCAGAACCCGTTGGTCGTGATGCCCAACCCTTCCGACCCCCGGCTGACCGCCAAGGTCGGCGGCCTGGACCATACCGGCGCCGGGGTCGACATCAGCGTTCCCGTCGAGCGCACGTTGACGCTCTACCTCAACGCGCAGGAGATCGTCACCATGATGACGATCGGCGACTATCCGGAATATCTGGCCCTCGGCTATCTGTTCAACCAGAACATGCTGCACGACGACGACCGGGTAACGGCGGTCGACTACGACGAAGACCTCGGCGTCGTGGTCGTGCGGACCGAGCGCGGCACGGACTATGAGGCCAAGCTGAAGAAGCGGACGCTGACCTCCGGTTGCGCCCAGGGCACCGCCTTCGGCGACCTCCTGGAATCGATGGAGGGCGTGTCGCTGCCGGCGGCGGAACTGCGGACCTCCTGGCTCTACCGGCTGACCCGCAGCGTCAACACGACCCCCTCGCTCTATCTCGAAGCCGGCTCGATCCATGGCTGCGTCCTTTGCCGGGAGGGCGAGCCGATCTGCTACATGGAGGATGTCGGCCGTCACAACGCCGTCGACAAGATCTCCGGCTGGCTCTACCGCAACGATGTGCCGACCGCCGACAAGATCATGTACACCACCGGCCGGCTGACCTCGGAAATGGTGATCAAGACGGTGCGCATGGGCCTCCCGATCCTCGTCTCGCGCTCGGGCTTCACCTCCTGGGGCGTCGACCTCGCACGCAAGGCCGGCCTGACGCTGGTCGGTCGCGCCCGCGGCAAGCGCTTCATCGTCGCCTCCGGCCAGGAGCGGATCGTCTTCGACGAGGACCCGGCCGCCATCGCCGACGAGCCGACGCGCGACAAGGGCCGGATCGGCGTGCGCGCGGCAAGAGGAGCAGGAACCCATGACTGA